In one window of Streptomyces sp. NBC_01224 DNA:
- a CDS encoding outer membrane protein assembly factor BamB family protein has protein sequence MDAVSGTLDGHWFSVFDCVTNDPSTARTVYLVQLPAVLPLVAVSRHSLVVDTIVPLLKRLVVERPDRHLYEIGDPAYDAVHVVECVDPETAARLLTPAVREFADDRRWLEWQVDGGYLFYAEPSGPRRGKDDAHAILTELRSLVDLVEVMDPGLWGEAVDAVPGDGRAGAEKVPGNAEGERADAVRGDVSDAVPSPGAQSAPGPGSGPSAMVRGGPAHTGVYPKGTLPSGFEAWSVRLPDAVVAAPVVCAGTVYVNCSDGRCYALDAATGAARWSLDVVGALKETPAVADGTVYVVGESGVLHAVGAADGQERWRQRVGHSGAPVVADGLLYVVHHPANLLRDASRIRVLDAVTGEERWERRLPDGSAAAAAVADGRVYVQGARAQLTAFDAVSGEELWHQGSTASQLSCCTPSVAHGMVCAGTGAGQLYAYDAATGEQLWGAQAAGVVDNTPALTEGLVFIGDSHGGVYAVDGNDGGLLWHLPNRYGASSPAICGSSGWIVSTKYGRGLFKISLSAGVVLWRHALDGRGTGPVYADGVVYVGTHAGTVLAVDAETGRKPARARRNLRV, from the coding sequence GTGGACGCCGTGAGCGGCACCCTGGACGGCCATTGGTTCAGCGTCTTCGACTGTGTCACCAACGACCCCTCCACCGCCCGCACCGTGTACCTCGTCCAACTGCCGGCCGTGCTGCCGCTGGTCGCGGTGAGCCGGCACTCGCTGGTCGTGGACACGATCGTTCCGCTGCTGAAGCGGCTCGTCGTCGAGCGCCCGGACCGCCATCTGTACGAGATCGGCGACCCGGCCTACGACGCCGTCCACGTCGTGGAGTGCGTGGACCCGGAGACGGCGGCGCGGCTGCTCACCCCGGCCGTGCGCGAGTTCGCCGACGACCGCCGCTGGCTGGAGTGGCAGGTGGACGGCGGCTACCTCTTCTACGCGGAGCCTTCGGGCCCGCGCCGGGGGAAGGACGACGCCCACGCGATCCTGACCGAACTGCGCTCGCTGGTCGACCTGGTGGAGGTGATGGACCCGGGGTTGTGGGGCGAGGCGGTGGACGCGGTCCCTGGCGACGGCCGTGCGGGGGCGGAGAAGGTTCCCGGCAATGCCGAGGGTGAGAGGGCGGACGCCGTTCGTGGGGACGTATCGGACGCCGTTCCCTCCCCCGGAGCGCAGTCGGCGCCCGGGCCCGGCAGCGGACCGTCCGCCATGGTCCGCGGTGGCCCGGCCCACACCGGCGTCTATCCGAAGGGGACGCTGCCGTCCGGCTTCGAGGCGTGGAGTGTGCGGCTGCCGGACGCGGTCGTCGCCGCGCCGGTCGTCTGCGCGGGCACCGTGTACGTCAACTGCTCCGACGGCCGCTGCTACGCGCTGGACGCGGCGACGGGCGCGGCGCGTTGGTCTCTCGACGTGGTCGGTGCCCTGAAAGAGACGCCGGCAGTCGCCGACGGGACGGTGTACGTCGTAGGCGAGTCCGGTGTACTGCACGCGGTCGGCGCCGCGGACGGGCAGGAGCGCTGGCGGCAGCGGGTGGGCCACTCGGGCGCGCCGGTGGTCGCCGACGGCCTGCTCTACGTCGTCCACCACCCGGCCAACCTACTGCGCGATGCCTCCCGCATCCGCGTGCTGGACGCGGTGACGGGCGAGGAGCGCTGGGAGCGGCGGTTGCCCGACGGGTCGGCCGCCGCAGCGGCGGTCGCCGACGGCCGGGTCTACGTGCAGGGAGCGCGGGCCCAGTTGACCGCCTTCGACGCGGTGAGCGGTGAGGAGCTGTGGCACCAGGGCTCCACCGCGAGCCAGTTGAGCTGCTGTACCCCGAGCGTTGCGCACGGCATGGTCTGCGCGGGCACCGGCGCCGGCCAGCTGTACGCCTACGATGCCGCCACCGGTGAGCAGCTGTGGGGCGCACAGGCGGCCGGCGTGGTCGACAACACCCCGGCGCTGACCGAGGGCCTGGTCTTCATCGGCGACAGCCACGGCGGCGTGTACGCGGTGGACGGCAACGACGGCGGACTCCTCTGGCACCTGCCGAACCGTTACGGCGCCTCGTCCCCGGCGATCTGCGGCTCGTCCGGGTGGATCGTCAGCACCAAGTACGGGCGTGGCCTGTTCAAGATCAGCCTGAGCGCCGGCGTGGTCCTGTGGCGGCACGCGCTGGATGGCCGCGGCACCGGCCCCGTCTACGCCGACGGAGTCGTCTACGTCGGCACGCACGCGGGCACCGTCCTCGCGGTGGACGCCGAGACAGGTCGCAAGCCCGCCCGGGCGCGGCGCAACCTGCGGGTTTGA
- a CDS encoding cysteine desulfurase-like protein, whose amino-acid sequence MTFDVNAVRARIPALKAGSARFDAPGGTQTPQPVIDAIADVLANPLANRGLTTEGERNAEAVVTRARRALADLLGANPRGIVFGRSSTQLAYDLSRTVSKSWGPGDEVVVSRLDHDSNIRPWIQAAEAVGATVRWAEFDPVTGELTADDIAAVLSARTRLVAVTAASNLIGTRPDIPAFADLVHRAGALLHVDAVHYASHAAVDLPGLGADFLVCSPYKFLGPHLGVLASRPELLETLRPDKLLPSSDAVPERFELGTLPYELLAGAGAAVDFLASLAPGADGTRRERLLAAFMAIEAHEDALRARIEQGLAGLGGITVHSRATHRTPTLLLTLAGRSATAASQYLAERGVDAPAGSFYALEASRRLGLGAEGGLRIGLAPYNNDEDVDRLLEALAGFLGTTPAVD is encoded by the coding sequence ATGACCTTCGACGTCAACGCAGTCCGTGCCCGGATCCCCGCCCTCAAGGCCGGCTCCGCCCGCTTTGACGCCCCCGGCGGCACCCAGACACCGCAACCGGTGATCGACGCCATCGCGGACGTGCTGGCCAACCCGCTCGCCAACCGGGGGCTCACCACCGAGGGTGAGCGCAACGCGGAGGCGGTCGTGACCCGCGCCCGCCGAGCGCTGGCCGACCTGCTGGGCGCCAATCCCCGGGGCATCGTGTTCGGCCGCAGCTCCACCCAGCTCGCCTACGACCTGTCCCGCACCGTGTCGAAGAGCTGGGGCCCTGGCGACGAGGTGGTCGTCAGTCGCCTCGACCACGACTCCAACATCCGGCCCTGGATCCAGGCGGCCGAGGCCGTGGGCGCCACGGTCCGATGGGCGGAGTTCGACCCGGTCACGGGTGAGCTGACGGCCGATGACATCGCCGCCGTGCTCTCCGCGCGCACCCGTCTGGTCGCCGTCACCGCGGCGTCCAACCTCATCGGCACCCGCCCCGACATTCCCGCCTTCGCCGACCTGGTGCACCGGGCAGGGGCCCTGCTGCATGTCGACGCCGTGCATTACGCCTCGCACGCCGCCGTCGACCTGCCCGGTCTCGGCGCCGACTTCCTGGTCTGCTCGCCGTACAAATTCCTCGGTCCGCATCTGGGCGTGCTGGCGAGCCGTCCCGAACTGCTGGAGACGCTGCGGCCGGACAAATTGCTGCCCTCCTCCGACGCCGTTCCCGAGCGCTTCGAACTGGGCACTCTGCCGTACGAACTCCTGGCCGGGGCCGGTGCGGCAGTGGACTTCCTCGCCTCACTGGCTCCCGGGGCCGACGGCACCCGGCGGGAAAGGCTGCTCGCCGCCTTCATGGCGATCGAGGCCCATGAGGACGCCCTGCGGGCCCGCATCGAACAGGGACTGGCCGGCCTCGGGGGCATCACCGTGCATTCCCGGGCCACACACCGCACGCCCACCCTGTTGCTGACCCTGGCCGGCCGCAGCGCCACCGCCGCCTCGCAGTACTTGGCGGAGCGGGGCGTCGATGCCCCGGCCGGGTCCTTCTACGCACTGGAGGCATCCCGCCGGCTCGGACTCGGCGCCGAAGGCGGACTGCGGATCGGTCTGGCCCCCTACAACAACGACGAGGACGTAGACCGTCTGCTGGAGGCCCTAGCCGGCTTCCTCGGCACCACGCCCGCCGTTGACTGA
- a CDS encoding DUF6480 family protein, with translation MDITLNPPGETPPAEGSISEAHQERADGGIWEHPALWAGLVLLGSVIFAAFFIARIFGYG, from the coding sequence GTGGATATAACACTGAATCCCCCAGGGGAGACACCACCTGCCGAGGGCTCCATCAGTGAAGCCCACCAGGAACGCGCGGACGGAGGAATTTGGGAACACCCCGCCCTATGGGCAGGACTCGTTCTGTTGGGATCGGTCATCTTTGCCGCATTCTTCATCGCGCGGATCTTCGGCTACGGATGA
- a CDS encoding PQQ-dependent sugar dehydrogenase — translation MASRRTYRRNWAALAVSAALALGGLAAPSHADEPAAATTAALTDPIPQKPVQSRTGLVLQEFAQFPKSEPVPAPTDPRLMRHARINTINELPDGSGRMATPDLNGTLYLTDPGAATRTSGGTPHPYLDVKAAFPHFFSGRGLGQGLGYAAFHPEFGANGRFYTIHTELASQATETPDYRQAGTLTYHGIITEWTADDPSAAVFHGTHREVLRIGFTGQVHGIQQIDFNPTGKPHDEDYGLLYLAVGDGGQGVGNSEPQNLTLPHGKLLRIDPAGRDSANGRYGIPASNPFVGVPGSLGEIYAIGMRDPHRFSWDAGGSHRMYLGHIGEHAIESVYEVKAGDNFGWSEREGPFVFDKKATDPCARILPLPADDAQYGYAYPVAAYDHDPGPDWNCRSDVGRAIAGGFVYRGKDAPALRGKYIFGDLVDGRILAADTRDMHRGAGLAPLEQLMLFDKSTGKTVTMRDLAGDQRVDLRFGSDRSGGLYIVSKANGKVWKVTGTRTFADCEIGNTPTTHTTGPDKWAPVTPAKWAYTTRETIMTEPGVARPGPRRPFEYAVLAAGPRYSSVTVEAEVRIDTPVEITNRDVILIWDYQSDTRFQYAHLSSDNTIYPHNGLFTVNDADRLRIDDQWNGTLGAPPAIRDDGWHKVRLTHCADTGETAVYLDGSRNPLITATDPVFASGRVGFGSFDNVGRVRHLKVTGTPADD, via the coding sequence ATGGCGTCACGACGTACGTATCGAAGGAACTGGGCGGCCCTGGCCGTCAGCGCAGCCCTCGCCCTGGGCGGCCTCGCCGCGCCTTCCCACGCCGATGAGCCCGCCGCGGCCACGACAGCCGCCCTGACCGACCCCATTCCGCAGAAGCCCGTCCAGTCAAGGACGGGTCTCGTCCTGCAGGAGTTCGCGCAGTTCCCCAAGTCTGAGCCCGTCCCGGCGCCGACGGATCCGCGCCTGATGCGTCACGCCCGGATCAACACCATCAATGAACTCCCCGACGGCTCCGGCCGGATGGCGACCCCCGACCTCAACGGCACGCTGTACCTCACCGATCCCGGAGCCGCGACGCGCACCTCCGGGGGCACCCCGCACCCCTACCTGGACGTCAAGGCGGCATTCCCGCACTTCTTCTCGGGCCGCGGCCTCGGCCAGGGCCTCGGTTACGCCGCATTCCACCCGGAGTTCGGAGCGAACGGGCGCTTCTACACCATTCATACCGAGCTCGCCTCGCAGGCCACCGAGACTCCCGATTACCGGCAGGCCGGCACGCTCACCTATCACGGCATCATCACTGAGTGGACCGCCGACGACCCCTCCGCGGCCGTCTTCCACGGCACCCATCGCGAGGTGCTACGTATCGGCTTCACCGGCCAGGTCCACGGCATTCAGCAGATCGACTTCAACCCGACAGGAAAGCCTCACGACGAGGACTACGGCCTCCTCTACCTCGCGGTGGGCGACGGAGGGCAGGGCGTCGGTAACAGCGAGCCGCAGAACCTGACGCTCCCGCACGGCAAACTTCTGCGGATCGACCCCGCGGGCCGTGACAGCGCCAACGGCCGGTACGGCATCCCCGCTTCCAACCCATTCGTCGGTGTCCCCGGTTCACTCGGGGAGATCTACGCCATAGGCATGCGGGACCCGCACCGCTTCAGCTGGGACGCAGGCGGCAGCCACCGCATGTATCTCGGCCACATAGGCGAACACGCCATCGAGTCGGTGTACGAGGTCAAAGCCGGTGACAACTTCGGCTGGAGCGAGCGCGAGGGCCCCTTCGTATTCGACAAGAAGGCCACCGACCCGTGCGCCCGCATCCTTCCCCTGCCCGCCGACGACGCCCAGTACGGCTACGCCTATCCGGTCGCCGCCTACGACCACGACCCGGGACCCGACTGGAACTGCCGGTCCGATGTGGGCCGCGCTATCGCCGGAGGCTTTGTCTACCGCGGCAAGGATGCGCCGGCGCTGCGCGGAAAGTACATCTTCGGCGACCTCGTGGACGGCCGGATCCTGGCCGCGGACACCCGCGACATGCACCGCGGCGCCGGCCTGGCACCGCTTGAGCAACTGATGCTCTTCGACAAGTCCACCGGGAAGACGGTCACCATGCGCGACCTCGCCGGTGACCAGCGTGTCGACCTGCGCTTCGGCTCCGACCGCAGCGGCGGCCTGTACATCGTCTCGAAGGCCAACGGCAAGGTCTGGAAGGTGACCGGGACACGCACCTTCGCCGACTGCGAGATCGGCAACACCCCCACCACCCACACCACCGGGCCCGACAAGTGGGCGCCGGTCACCCCGGCCAAGTGGGCGTACACCACACGGGAGACGATCATGACCGAGCCGGGCGTCGCCCGCCCGGGACCGCGCCGCCCCTTCGAGTACGCCGTCCTGGCCGCTGGTCCGCGCTACTCCTCCGTCACCGTCGAGGCGGAGGTGCGGATCGATACCCCCGTCGAGATCACCAACCGTGACGTCATTCTCATCTGGGACTATCAGTCGGACACCCGGTTCCAGTACGCGCACTTGTCGAGCGACAACACCATCTACCCGCACAACGGTTTGTTCACAGTCAACGACGCCGACCGGCTGCGCATCGACGACCAGTGGAACGGAACCCTCGGCGCACCTCCGGCGATCAGGGACGACGGATGGCACAAGGTGCGCCTCACCCATTGCGCCGACACCGGTGAGACCGCCGTCTACCTGGACGGCAGCCGCAATCCGCTGATCACGGCGACCGACCCGGTCTTCGCCTCGGGCCGGGTGGGCTTCGGATCCTTCGACAACGTGGGCCGCGTCCGTCACCTGAAGGTGACAGGCACTCCGGCCGACGACTGA
- a CDS encoding TetR/AcrR family transcriptional regulator → MGRTSDAKEKIISAAQSLIELRGYSSLGVAEICKTAGVPKGSFYYFFESKEVLALAVIDEHWAGQKREWTSILNSDGEPLHRLRQLFEVTESGQRAGQQSRGTVSGCLFGNLTLEMSNQTEAVRIRLQDIFDAQVEMVDSVITEALERREVTVTDTREAARSVVAQLEGQVLFAKLYNNTHHLSPLWANCLALLGARAPQVASTGI, encoded by the coding sequence ATGGGACGGACCAGTGACGCCAAAGAGAAGATCATCAGCGCCGCGCAATCGCTCATCGAGTTGCGCGGATACTCCTCTTTGGGCGTGGCCGAGATCTGCAAGACGGCCGGTGTGCCCAAGGGCAGCTTCTACTACTTCTTCGAGTCCAAGGAAGTTCTCGCTCTGGCCGTTATCGACGAGCACTGGGCCGGCCAGAAGCGGGAATGGACAAGCATCCTGAACAGCGACGGAGAACCACTACACCGGCTGAGGCAGCTTTTCGAGGTGACGGAGTCCGGCCAGCGCGCCGGCCAGCAGAGCCGCGGCACCGTCTCGGGGTGCCTGTTCGGGAACCTCACCCTGGAGATGAGCAACCAGACCGAGGCCGTCCGCATCCGACTGCAGGACATCTTCGACGCACAGGTCGAGATGGTCGACTCGGTCATCACCGAGGCTCTTGAACGCCGAGAGGTCACCGTGACGGACACCCGGGAAGCAGCGCGGTCCGTCGTCGCCCAGCTTGAGGGCCAGGTCCTGTTCGCCAAGCTCTACAACAACACCCACCACCTCAGCCCTCTGTGGGCGAACTGCCTGGCCCTGCTCGGTGCTCGCGCACCGCAGGTGGCTTCGACCGGCATCTGA
- a CDS encoding SDR family NAD(P)-dependent oxidoreductase has protein sequence MSSHGQKVAVITGASQGIGAGLVNAYRQLGYAVVATSRTIAPADDADIVTVQGDIADPTTAEHVIAAGVERFGRIDTLVNNAGLFVAKPFTDYTQDEFASVTGVNLTGFFRITQLAIPYMLAQGGGHIVNITTSLVDNADSNVPSVLASLTKGGLQSATKSLAIEYATRGIRTNAVSPGTIKTPMHPDETHQALAALHPVGRMGEVSDIVDAVIYLENAPFVTGEILHVDGGMSAGH, from the coding sequence ATGAGCTCTCATGGCCAGAAGGTCGCAGTCATCACCGGCGCGTCGCAGGGCATCGGCGCCGGTCTGGTCAATGCCTACCGGCAGCTCGGATACGCCGTCGTCGCCACCTCGCGCACGATCGCCCCCGCCGACGACGCCGACATCGTGACCGTGCAGGGCGACATCGCCGACCCCACCACCGCCGAACACGTGATCGCGGCGGGCGTCGAGCGGTTCGGCCGTATCGACACTCTGGTCAACAACGCGGGACTCTTCGTCGCCAAGCCCTTCACCGACTACACCCAGGACGAGTTCGCCTCCGTGACCGGCGTGAACCTGACCGGGTTCTTCCGCATCACCCAGCTGGCCATCCCGTACATGCTCGCCCAGGGCGGCGGCCACATCGTCAACATCACCACCAGCCTGGTCGACAACGCCGACTCCAACGTCCCCTCCGTGCTGGCCTCGCTGACCAAGGGCGGCCTGCAGTCCGCCACCAAGTCCCTCGCCATCGAGTACGCCACCCGTGGCATCCGCACCAACGCCGTCTCCCCGGGGACCATCAAGACCCCCATGCACCCCGACGAGACCCACCAGGCCCTCGCCGCCCTGCACCCGGTCGGCCGGATGGGCGAGGTGAGCGACATCGTCGACGCGGTGATCTACCTGGAGAACGCCCCGTTCGTCACCGGCGAGATTCTCCACGTCGACGGCGGTATGAGCGCCGGCCACTGA
- a CDS encoding YybH family protein — translation MNSTTDGKAILHGVLDRWKAAVDGHEPQQVASCFTEDAIFQGLRPYSVGRQGIADYYDSQPLGMTAAYRILETRQPADDFVLGYLSVDFSFTDRPTLGVKLVVLVERAEDGWYISHYQVSRLD, via the coding sequence ATGAACAGCACGACAGACGGCAAAGCGATCCTGCACGGCGTCCTCGACCGGTGGAAAGCAGCCGTTGACGGGCACGAGCCGCAGCAGGTCGCCTCCTGCTTCACCGAGGACGCAATTTTCCAGGGACTGCGCCCCTACAGCGTCGGGAGGCAGGGCATCGCCGACTACTACGATTCCCAGCCCCTCGGGATGACAGCCGCGTATCGGATTCTCGAAACCAGGCAGCCCGCCGACGACTTCGTGCTCGGCTACCTGAGCGTCGACTTCTCGTTCACCGACCGGCCCACACTGGGTGTCAAGCTCGTTGTACTGGTAGAGCGCGCGGAGGACGGCTGGTACATCAGCCACTACCAGGTCTCCCGCCTCGATTAG
- a CDS encoding GNAT family N-acetyltransferase, translated as MSQQEHQPHVIVRRANRPGDLGWVVMAHGEIYDRQFRWNTDFEALVAKIVAGYAADRDRAKEAAWIAEVDGERAGCVFLVAGDEPGVAKLRILLVTPKARGLGLGTRLVEECLVFAREAGYWQVTLWTNDVLVSARKIYQGLGFILVDEEPHNSFGHDLVGQNWVLDLHTTSAGNQKGPVDQA; from the coding sequence ATGTCGCAGCAAGAACACCAGCCGCACGTCATCGTGCGCCGTGCCAACCGCCCCGGTGACCTGGGCTGGGTGGTGATGGCCCACGGTGAGATCTACGACCGGCAGTTCCGCTGGAACACCGACTTCGAAGCCTTGGTCGCCAAGATCGTCGCCGGTTATGCTGCCGACCGCGACCGGGCCAAGGAGGCCGCCTGGATCGCCGAGGTCGACGGCGAGCGCGCGGGCTGCGTCTTCCTCGTCGCCGGCGACGAACCAGGGGTGGCCAAGCTGCGCATCCTGCTCGTTACTCCGAAGGCCAGGGGCCTCGGCCTCGGCACCCGCCTTGTCGAGGAATGTCTGGTCTTTGCGCGAGAGGCCGGCTACTGGCAGGTGACACTGTGGACGAACGATGTGCTGGTGTCCGCGCGCAAGATCTACCAGGGTCTCGGCTTCATCCTCGTCGACGAGGAACCCCACAACAGCTTCGGCCACGACCTCGTCGGCCAGAACTGGGTCCTCGACCTGCACACCACCTCGGCGGGCAACCAGAAGGGCCCTGTCGACCAGGCATGA
- a CDS encoding TetR/AcrR family transcriptional regulator, with product MSQEATIPSARQAELLEAAYQYALAHGLADLSLRPLASAIGSSPRVLMFLFRNKDGLVRALLARARTDELTVLDHLAQADQPIGLAPAAEHIWAWLAAEEHRPLLRLWAEAYTRSLVEPGGAWAGFARATVNDWLDVLAACQPQPERDSEVGATRRTLALAVLRGALLDLLATDDERRATAAVHHQLALLRVVVTDIGALPPADTAAVVCDR from the coding sequence ATGTCCCAGGAAGCGACAATCCCGTCCGCCCGGCAGGCCGAACTGCTGGAGGCCGCCTATCAGTACGCGCTCGCGCACGGCCTGGCAGACCTGTCCCTGCGCCCGCTGGCGTCGGCCATCGGCTCCAGCCCACGCGTTCTGATGTTCCTGTTCCGGAACAAAGACGGCCTGGTCAGGGCGCTGCTGGCGCGCGCCCGCACCGACGAGCTGACGGTCCTGGACCACCTTGCGCAAGCCGACCAGCCCATCGGCCTGGCCCCTGCGGCTGAGCACATCTGGGCCTGGCTCGCCGCCGAAGAACATCGCCCGCTGCTGCGGCTGTGGGCCGAGGCGTACACCCGATCCCTCGTCGAGCCCGGCGGCGCCTGGGCCGGCTTCGCCCGCGCCACCGTGAACGACTGGCTCGACGTCCTGGCCGCCTGCCAGCCACAGCCCGAGAGGGACAGTGAGGTCGGCGCCACCCGCCGTACCCTGGCCCTGGCCGTGCTCCGTGGCGCCCTGCTCGACCTTCTCGCCACCGATGACGAGCGCCGGGCCACCGCTGCTGTCCACCACCAGCTCGCCCTGCTGCGCGTTGTTGTCACCGATATCGGCGCCCTGCCGCCGGCCGACACGGCAGCCGTAGTTTGTGATCGATAG
- a CDS encoding VOC family protein yields the protein MEMTVQLTIDCSDPQKMVAFWAEALGYVPEPPPGGHATWRAYWAAVGVPEAELPAGAGDIPESIIDPAGRGPRVWFQQVPEPKVAKNRWHFDLKVGGGRDVPLDVRTQRVKATVERLVKAGATVLRIKDEPDMGLYAAAMQDPEGNEFDVA from the coding sequence ATGGAGATGACAGTGCAGCTGACGATCGACTGCTCCGATCCGCAGAAAATGGTGGCTTTCTGGGCCGAGGCCCTGGGCTACGTGCCTGAGCCTCCGCCTGGCGGGCACGCCACGTGGCGTGCTTACTGGGCGGCGGTGGGGGTGCCCGAGGCGGAGTTGCCAGCCGGTGCCGGGGATATTCCGGAGTCCATCATCGATCCCGCGGGACGTGGACCGAGGGTGTGGTTCCAGCAGGTTCCGGAGCCGAAGGTCGCCAAGAACCGGTGGCACTTCGACCTGAAGGTCGGTGGGGGCCGTGACGTCCCACTGGACGTCCGCACACAGCGGGTCAAGGCTACGGTGGAACGGCTGGTCAAAGCTGGTGCCACCGTGCTGCGGATCAAGGATGAGCCGGACATGGGGCTCTACGCCGCCGCCATGCAGGACCCCGAGGGCAACGAATTCGACGTCGCCTGA
- a CDS encoding SRPBCC family protein, translating to MARNCRLILSSPSEVWGLLSDGHRYGEWVTGTQQVLAADSHWPEVGARLKVRVGAGPLTLDDTCVVRICEPQHRLELEAKADPFGAARIAMNLIPWGENTLLVLDWHPLRGPGTRMHGLPVDYIVAVRNGMMLTKLARIAMREHGGSA from the coding sequence GTGGCCCGGAACTGCCGTCTGATCCTGAGCTCGCCGTCCGAGGTCTGGGGACTGCTGTCCGACGGCCACCGCTACGGGGAGTGGGTGACAGGAACCCAGCAGGTCCTCGCCGCGGACTCGCATTGGCCAGAAGTAGGCGCCCGCCTGAAAGTCCGAGTTGGTGCCGGCCCCCTGACCCTCGACGACACTTGCGTCGTCCGCATCTGCGAACCGCAACACCGCCTCGAACTGGAAGCCAAGGCAGATCCTTTCGGCGCAGCTCGCATCGCCATGAACTTGATCCCCTGGGGCGAGAACACCCTCCTCGTTCTCGACTGGCACCCCCTCCGGGGCCCCGGCACCCGGATGCATGGACTCCCCGTGGATTACATCGTCGCGGTCCGCAACGGCATGATGCTGACGAAGCTGGCCCGGATCGCGATGCGCGAGCATGGCGGAAGCGCTTGA
- a CDS encoding TIGR03086 family metal-binding protein has translation MTTTSIEDLARACEAVGDLIAEIRPEQWKAPTPCTGWNVRDVVNHLVGMDLVFAALIEGGPMPERGADRLGDDPVGACRASGASLQAAFSRPGVLERSYRGPLGSATGAERLQIRLYDLLAHGWDLAQATGIPARLPEDLTEQALAFVQVQLAPQSRTGRFAEPQPVEETAPAIDRLAAFLGRPVPPQL, from the coding sequence ATGACTACCACTTCTATTGAAGATCTCGCACGCGCGTGCGAAGCCGTCGGCGACCTGATCGCCGAGATCCGCCCCGAGCAGTGGAAAGCGCCGACGCCCTGCACGGGATGGAACGTGCGCGATGTGGTCAACCACCTGGTCGGCATGGACCTGGTGTTCGCAGCCTTGATCGAGGGTGGCCCGATGCCCGAGCGCGGAGCAGACCGCCTCGGTGACGACCCGGTCGGGGCCTGCCGGGCCTCCGGCGCTTCGCTGCAGGCCGCTTTCTCTCGTCCCGGGGTACTCGAGCGGAGTTATCGCGGACCCTTGGGGAGTGCCACGGGCGCCGAGCGCCTGCAGATCCGCCTGTACGATCTGCTCGCTCACGGATGGGACCTCGCCCAAGCCACCGGAATCCCTGCCCGGCTGCCCGAAGACCTTACCGAGCAGGCCCTGGCGTTCGTTCAGGTCCAACTCGCCCCCCAGTCCCGAACGGGACGATTCGCCGAGCCGCAACCCGTCGAGGAGACCGCTCCGGCCATCGATCGGCTTGCCGCGTTTCTCGGGCGGCCGGTCCCACCGCAGTTGTGA